One Spinacia oleracea cultivar Varoflay chromosome 4, BTI_SOV_V1, whole genome shotgun sequence DNA segment encodes these proteins:
- the LOC110783696 gene encoding DDT domain-containing protein PTM, with translation MESSGGKSRGRPRKRRRGDEQNGENVDGEGEVQDMVRDDNNDDDNEGEDVKNAGNSRKRGRPPKRRAVEIRGDSVVGRYVLKDFEGSGVFLGKIVSYDSGLYRVNYEDGDCEDLDSDELREYLIGEERQKFVGDLLRRKQKLDENVADLLEKKQKSDENVSPKTVVKSKSERKKRNVRKVVDEVEKGNVAEPIDIMDKQDCGNMLNDTEKVEVPISSGRFDEEVDGSEVDDDDVSDSSSDSCEYGQGWETRSEIEIPAIPPPELPQSSGSIGVPEEHVPHLFSVYGFLRSFSIRLFLSPFTLDDLVGCLNCTVQNTLLDAIHVGLLRALRWHLEAQATDGSELASKCLRCIDWGLLDILTWPVYLVHYLMVMGHLNRKEWKRFYIDVLQKDYCTLSIGTKLMVLQILCDDALDAAETRSEIDNREESEFGVDSDGMSSFSLENGPRKVYPRSAKTSIAKERENLILEAKNNTPFGSDSLTVKGKNQDTKSDNIDEDENGDECRLCGMDGVLLCCDGCPSAYHSRCIGVNKLSIPTGDWFCPECKISKLGPPITMKTSLRGAEVFGVDPYAQLFLGTCNHLLVLKVSLKTSPFVRYYNCNDIPQVVTALCSSEYHAVSYSGICQAILKYWELPQVLLPPPISCQTAMVLEKKDDDSVLLSAETGNQVLNKVEPENYASGVGESSLNYVSGPGNEKSSSTHGYDDVLIGAPVQNDIAVPRMNGMNESSTMSNKLSKNAGLSGSSPQGLADGSSVMGISSCTSGYKSSSAGQRNSVCLPGNVYLPGKYRNEAGVRAVQQWKDNGNCLYIGTSFKTHGYINHYVHGNFAATAAANFAGLSSDENRLSEVHASDPRKVMSAKVTLQAKAFSSATSRFFWPSTEKKLVEIPRERCSWCLHCKAPVSSRKACLLNQAALSATRAAMKFCSGLKLVKNVEGGLYGITAYTLYLEESMRGLIVGPFHSASYQKQWRKKVEQASTCREMKSLLLELEENLCINALSSEWTKLVDSLMDELSVPQSACTAVSNQKRGPVKRKKHLATAERIVEDSNNSLNDLNWRSGKLSKLVFQRATLPCPVLRKAARQGGSKRIPGIYYAEGSDVPKRSRQFIWRAAVQMSMNASGLALQVRYLDHHIRWSDLLRPEQNLQDGRGPETEAFTFRNARICDKKVVESKILYGVAFGHQKHLSSRLMKSIIEKEETEDGKEKCWFSETRIPLYLIKEYEEKAERTCLPPSKKPDRYSKHQKRQLKAYRKRATYVYLTRRRDHLEVCFCAACQKDVLLGVSVMCSACEGFCHKGCTISSTVLTNDDDVFVTTCTQCSHGKPLTVNNNTVESPTSPLVVQGQEYQNSATAAKSTTLKSNGQHQNSMTISKSSKVKSNGKASSVGTECQSDKKPASSNSGKRQLHWGLIWKKKAADGDGSDFRSKNILFRGTSNGVNSLSIKCQLCQKPYSPHLMYIRCESCLNWHHADAVELDESRLPLLLGYKCCRCRRIKTPVCPYADKIMKLRIKGPKDETMPADSVSEAISEQAESLPSTPMSLMEDDVFIPVDDPLLLSVSKVEQIQEPEAEVQFDWSTPFGPGPQKLPVRRHIKNERDDDGLIWNDYSAVQLPTSDDTKNIANFHSEWDVPNGGLEDGIGLDYDNFNYENENTDYEPQTYFSFTELLEADDGNQFEGVDVSGDAWEDLTCEYSQSGFPEHYEMASIIDHVPATSMEPAIDVSCNICSQSSPVPDLACQICGLQIHSQCSPIEEVSQGDSWRCGNCRGWC, from the exons ATGGAATCTTCGGGTGGTAAATCGAGGGGTCGGCCGAGAAAGAGGAGAAGGGGAGATGAGCAAAATGGGGAAAATGTTGATGGTGAAGGGGAGGTGCAGGATATGGTGAGAGATGATAATAACGATGATGATAATGAGGGTGAGGATGTGAAGAATGCTGGGAATTCTCGTAAACGAGGCCGTCCTCCGAAGAGAAGAGCTGTTGAGATAAGGGGAGATTCTGTGGTGGGACGTTATGTTTTGAAGGATTTTGAGGGTAGTGGTGTTTTCTTAGGGAAGATTGTTTCATATGATTCTGGATTGTATAGGGTTAATTATGAGGATGGGGATTGTGAGGATTTGGATAGCGATGAGTTGCGTGAGTACTTGATAGGAGAGGAGCGCCAGAAGTTTGTGGGGGATTTGTTGAGAAGGAAGCAGAAATTGGATGAGAACGTGGCTGATTTGTTGGAAAAGAAGCAGAAATCGGATGAGAATGTTTCCCCAAAAACTGTTGTGAAGTCGAAAAGTGAACGAAAAAAGAGAAATGTCAGGAAGGTAGTTGATGAAGTGGAGAAGGGCAATGTGGCAGAGCCGATTGATATTATGGACAAACAGGATTGTGGAAATATGCTCAATGACACAGAGAAAGTTGAGGTGCCGATATCAAGTGGGCGTTTTGACGAGGAAGTTGATGGGAGTgaagttgatgatgatgatgtttcTGATTCTTCTAGTGATTCGTGTGAATATGGCCAGGGTTGGGAAACCAGGTCAGAGATTGAGATCCCTGCTATTCCCCCTCCCGAACTGCCTCAATCTTCCGGGTCAATTGGTGTGCCTGAGGAACATGTGCCACATCTTTTCTCAGTTTATGGGTTTCTTCGCTCGTTTAGTATTCGCCTGTTTTTGAGCCCCTTCACATTGGATGATCTCGTTGGTTGTCTCAATTGCACTGTTCAAAATACATTATTGGATGCAATTCATGTTGGTCTATTGCGGGCCTTGAGATGGCATCTTGAGGCACAAGCTACTGATGGATCAGAGCTTGCATCAAAATGCCTGAG GTGCATTGACTGGGGTTTGCTTGATATCTTGACTTGGCCAGTCTACTTGGTTCACTATCTGATGGTAATGGGACATTTGAATCGAAAAGAGTGGAAAAGGTTTTACATTGATGTCTTGCAGAAAGATTATTGTACCTTGTCTATCGGGACGAAGTTGATGGTTCTACAGATTTTGTGCGATGATGCTCTAGATGCTGCAGAAACAAGGTCAGAGATTGACAATCGGGAAGAATCTGAATTTGGAGTTGATTCCGATGGGATGTCTTCATTCTCTCTTGAGAATGGTCCTAGGAAGGTGTATCCTAGATCTGCCAAAACTTCTATTGCCAAAGAAAGGGAAAATCTGATTCTGGAGGCAAAAAATAATACTCCATTTGGATCAGATTCTTTGACCGTGAAGGGTAAGAATCAGGATACCAAGTCAGATAACATTGATGAGGATGAAAATGGGGATGAGTGCCGGCTTTGTGGAATGGACGGGGTGTTGCTTTGCTGTGATGGCTGCCCATCAGCTTACCACTCAAGATGTATAGGCGTGAACAAATTATCTATACCTACGGGAGACTGGTTTTGTCCTGAATGTAAAATCAGCAAACTTGGTCCACCTATTACTATGAAAACTTCATTGAGAGGAGCTGAAGTTTTTGGTGTTGATCCATATGCACAGCTGTTTTTGGGTACTTGCAATCACTTGTTGGT GTTGAAGGTGTCCTTAAAGACATCGCCTTTTGTCAGATATTACAACTGTAATGATATTCCACAAGTTGTAACAGCCCTTTGTTCATCTGAGTACCATGCAGTTTCTTACTCGGGTATCTGTCAGGCAATATTGAAGTATTGGGAACTTCCGCAGGTTTTGTTACCCCCTCCTATAAGTTGTCAAACAGCTATGGTTTTGGAAAAGAAAGACGATGACTCCGTGTTGCTTTCTGCTGAGACTGGAAATCAGGTTCTTAACAAGGTTGAACCTGAAAACTATGCCAGTGGTGTAGGGGAAAGCTCTTTAAATTACGTGTCTGGACCAGGCAATGAAAAGAGTTCCTCTACACATGgttatgatgatgttttgatagGTGCTCCTGTACAAAATGATATAGCTGTACCAAGAATGAATGGAATGAATGAATCTTCAACTATGTCCAACAAACTTTCGAAGAATGCTGGTCTTTCTGGCTCATCACCGCAAGGGCTGGCTGATGGATCAAGTGTGATGGGAATTTCTTCATGCACCTCTGGGTACAAAAGCAGTAGTGCAGGGCAGAGGAACAGTGTCTGTTTGCCTGGAAATGTTTATCTGCCGGGAAAATATCGTAATGAAGCTGGAGTCAGAGCAGTTCAACAATGGAAGGATAATGGCAATTGCTTATACATTGGAACTTCGTTTAAGACTCATGGATACATAAATCATTATGTGCATGGAAACTTTGCAGCAACTGCTGCTGCTAATTTTGCGGGGCTTTCATCTGATGAGAATCGATTATCTGAGGTTCATGCCTCTGACCCCAGGAAAGTAATGTCTGCTAAAGTTACGCTGCAGGCAAAGGCTTTTTCATCTGCAACGTCTCGGTTTTTCTGGCCTAGTACTGAAAAGAAACTAGTAGAAATTCCAAGAGAGCGCTGTAGTTGGTGTCTTCACTGCAAAGCTCCTGTCAGTAGCAGGAAGGCTTGCTTACTAAATCAAGCTGCACTGAGTGCTACACGAGCAGCAATGAAGTTTTGCTCTGGTCTTAAGTTGGTGAAAAATGTAGAGGGTGGCCTTTATGGTATAACAGCATATACATTGTACTTGGAAGAAAGTATGCGTGGGTTAATTGTTGGGCCATTTCACAGTGCAAGTTATCAAAAACAATGGCGCAAGAAAGTAGAGCAGGCTTCTACTTGCAGGGAGATGAAGTCTCTTTTGCTTGAA CTTGAGGAAAACCTTTGCATCAATGCACTCTCATCAGAATGGACTAAGCTGGTAGATAGTTTGATGGACGAATTATCTGTTCCTCAGAGTGCATGTACAGCTGTGTCAAATCAGAAACGGGGCCCAGTGAAACGTAAGAAACATCTTGCTACAGCTGAAAGAATAGTGGAAGACTCTAATAACAGTTTGAATGATTTAAACTGGAGGAGTGGAAAGCTATCAAAGCTTGTATTCCAGAGAGCAACACTACCCTGTCCAGTCCTTAGGAAAGCAGCTCGTCAAG GCGGTTCAAAGAGGATTCCTGGAATATATTATGCTGAAGGTTCTGATGTTCCCAAGAGAAGCAGACAGTTTATATGGAGAGCAGCTGTTCAGATGTCTATGAATGCTTCGGGGCTTGCACTCCAG GTGAGATATTTGGATCATCATATTAGGTGGAGTGATCTTCTTCGTCCTGAGCAAAATCTTCAGGATGGGAGAGGTCCAGAGACAGAAGCTTTTACTTTTAGAAATGCTCGGATATGTGACAAGAAGGTTGTGGAAAGTAAGATTTTGTACGGAGTAGCTTTTGGACATCAAAAACATCTTTCTTCTCGCCTTATGAAGAGCATTATAGAGAAAGAAGAAACCGAAGACGGAAAGGAAAAATGTTGGTTTTCTGAAACACGCATCCCTTTGTATTTGATTAAAGAGTACGAGGAAAAAGCAGAGAGAACTTGTCTGCCACCATCTAAGAAACCTGATCGTTATTCCAAACATCAGAAGAGGCAATTGAAAGCTTATCGTAAGAGAGCAACATATGTCTATCTTACACGTAGGAGAGATCACTTGGAAGTGTGTTTCTGTGCAGCTTGTCAAAAAGATGTTTTACTTGG GGTTTCTGTTATGTGCAGTGCTTGTGAAG GTTTTTGTCACAAGGGATGTACCATAAGCTCAACTGTTTTAACAAATGATGATGATGTTTTCGTAACCACTTGCACGCAGTGCTCACATGGAAAACCTCTTACCGTAAACAACAACACTGTTGAGTCGCCAACAAGTCCTTTGGTGGTGCAGGGGCAGGAGTATCAGAACTCCGCCACAGCTGCTAAAAGTACAACGTTGAAATCTAATGGTCAACATCAGAACTCCATGACAATCTCCAAAAGTTCTAAGGTAAAAAGCAATGGCAAAGCATCGTCTGTTGGAACAGAGTGCCAGTCTGACAAGAAGCCTGCTTCATCTAATTCTGGAAAACGACAGTTGCATTGGGGTCTCATCTGGAAGAAAAAGGCTGCTGATGGCGATGGATCTGACTTTCGTTCAAAAAATATCCTCTTCAGGGGCACTTCAAATGGTGTGAATTCATTAAGCATAAAGTGTCAATTGTGCCAGAAGCCATATTCTCCGCATTTGATGTACATTCGTTGTGAATCATGCCTAA ATTGGCACCATGCTGATGCTGTTGAACTCGACGAGTCAAGACTTCCCCTTCTGTTGGGATATAAATGCTGTCGTTGTCGCAGAATTAAGACACCAGTGTGCCCATATGCAGACAAGATAATGAAGCTGCGCATTAAAGGTCCGAAGGACGAGACAATGCCAGCGGATTCTGTTTCTGAAGCCATTTCGGAGCAAGCTGAATCATTACCTTCAACTCCAATGTCTCTGATGGAGGATGATGTCTTCATTCCGGTGGATGATCCGCTTCTTTTGTCTGTTTCAAAAGTAGAACAAATACAGGAGCCAGAAGCAGAAGTTCAGTTTGATTGGAGTACCCCTTTTGGGCCAGGCCCTCAAAAGCTTCCTGTTAGAAGGCATATAAAGAATGAGAGAGATGATGACGGGCTTATTTGGAACGATTATTCTGCTGTACAGTTACCTACATCGGATGACACAAAAAACATTGCCAATTTTCACTCGGAGTGGGATGTTCCAAATGGTGGTCTAGAAGATGGAATAGGATTGGACTATGATAACTTTAACTATGAGAACGAGAACACAGATTATGAACCGCAGACCTACTTCTCTTTTACAGAGTTGCTAGAGGCTGATGATGGTAATCAGTTTGAAGGAGTTGATGTGTCCGGAGATGCCTGGGAGGATTTGACTTGTGAATATTCTCAGAGTGGATTCCCAGAGCATTATGAAATGGCTTCCATTATTGATCACGTGCCAGCCACATCTATGGAACCTGCAATAGATGTTAGTTGTAATATTTGCTCTCAATCATCACCTGTTCCTGATCTTGCTTGCCAAATTTGTGGTTTACAGATTCACAGCCAATGCTCTCCTATTGAAGAGGTATCTCAGGGTGACAGTTGGAGGTGTGGCAACTGCAGGGGATGGTGTTAA
- the LOC110783697 gene encoding AP-2 complex subunit alpha-1-like — protein MALSGMRGLSVFISDVRNCQNKEQERLRIDKELGNIRTKFKNDKGLSPYEKKKYVWKMLYIYMLGYDVDFGHMEAVSLISAPKYPEKQVGYIVTSSLLNENHDFLRLAINTVRNDIIGRNETFQCLALTLVGNIGGREFAESLAPDVQKLLMSSSCRPLVRKKAALCLLRLYRKNPDVVNVDGWSDRMAQLLDERDLGVLTSAVSLLVALVSNNHDAYWSCVPKCVKILERLARNQDVPQEYTYYGIPSPWVQVKAMRALQYFPTIEDPNTRRSLFEVLQRILMGTDVVKNVNKNNASHAVLFEALALVMHLDAEKEMMSQCVALLGKFIAVREPNIRYLGLENMTRMLMVTDVQDIIKRHQAQIITSLKDPDISIRRRALDLLYGMCDVSNAKDIVEELLQYLSTAEFAMREELALKAAILAEKFAPDLSWYVDVILQLIDKAGDFVSDDIWFRVVQFVTNNEDLQSYAAVKAREYLDKPAIHETMVKVSAYILGEFGHLLASRPGCSPKELFSLIHEKLPTVSTSTIPILLSTYAKILMHAQPQDAELQNLIWAVFRKYESCIDAEIQQRAVEYLTLSKKGASLVDILSEMPKFPERQSALIRKAEDVDVDAAEQSAIKLRAQQQTSNALVVADLQPVNESPPVVPLTLVKVPSMSIDSDHQGTQRALPESNGTLSEVDIQQPSPSPDLLGDLLGPLAIEGPPGVSMQSAPEMVPGAEAPPTEVGALALTPVDEQTNTVQPIGSIAERFLNLCLKDSGVLYEDPYIQIGTKADWRAHHGRMVLFLGNKNTATLDSVQAVILPPAHLKTELSLVPEIIPPRAQVQCPLEIVNLRPSRDVSVLDFSYKFATSMVNVKLRLPAVLNKFLQPIPVSAEEFFPQWRSLSGPPLKLQEVVRGVRPMPLIEMINLFNSYHLMVCPGLDPNPNNLVASATYYSESTRAMLCLMRIETDPADRTQLRMTVATGDPTLTFELKEFVKEQLVAIPAPSGGAAAAAAAPAQPTSPVAALTDPGAILAGLL, from the exons ATGGCGCTTTCAGGAATGAGAGGTTTGTCTGTATTCATCAGCGACGTTCGAAATTGCCAGAACAAAGAGCAAGAGCGTCTTAGGATCGATAAGGAGCTTGGCAATATTCGTACCAAATTCAAAAATGACAAG GGTTTATCTCCATATGAGAAGAAGAAATATGTTTGGAAAATGCTTTACATATACATGCTTGGTTATGATGTTGATTTTGGTCATATGGAAGCAGTGTCTCTGATATCTGCACCGAAGTATCCAGAAAAGCAG GTTGGTTATATAGTGACATCATCGTTACTCAACGAGAATCATGATTTTTTGCGGCTAGCTATAAATACCGTACGCAATGATATCATTGGGCGCAATGAAACTTTCCAGTGTCTTGCCTTGACTTTG GTTGGAAATATTGGTGGGAGGGAATTTGCAGAATCGTTAGCACCTGATGTGCAGAAGCTACTG ATGTCAAGCAGTTGCAGGCCCCTGGTGAGAAAGAAAGCTGCTCTATGCCTTCTTCGCTTGTATAGAAAAAATCCAGATGTTGTAAACGTAGATGGatg GTCAGACCGAATGGCTCAACTTTTAGATGAACGGGATTTGGGTGTTCTAACATCTGCTGTTAGCCTGCTGGTTGCTTTAGTATCCAACAACCACGATGCATACTGGAGCTGTGTTCCCAAATGTGTCAAAATTTTGGAAAGACTTGCTAGAAACCAGGATGTTCCACAGGAGTACACATACTACGGCATCCCATCTCCCTGGGTTCAG GTTAAGGCTATGAGAGCCCTTCAGTATTTTCCTACTATAGAGGATCCAAACACCCGTAGATCATTGTTTGAG GTTTTGCAACGGATATTAATGGGTACAGATGTTGTTAAAAACGTAAACAAGAACAACGCTTCACATGCTGTTCTCTTTGAAGCCCTTGCTCTC GTTATGCATCTCGATGCTGAAAAAGAAATGATGTCGCAATGTGTTGCTCTACTTGGGAAGTTTATTGCTGTTCGTGAGCCAAATATACGATACCTTGGTTTG GAAAATATGACCCGAATGTTGATGGTTACAGACGTTCAGGACATTATAAAAAGGCATCAAGCTCAGATCATCACCTCACTGAAGGATCCTGATATCAG CATTCGGAGGCGTGCTCTCGATTTGCTCTATGGAATGTGTGATGTTTCAAATGCAAAGGACATTGTTGAGGAATTATTAcag TATCTCAGTACCGCGGAATTTGCAATGCGGGAAGAATTGGCTCTGAAAGCTGCCATACTTGCAGAGAAGTTTGCACCTGACTTGTCATG GTATGTGGATGTGATTCTTCAGTTGATTGATAAAGCAGGTGATTTTGTTAGTGATGACATATGGTTCCGTGTGGTGCAATTTGTTACAAACAATGAAGACTTGCAA TCTTATGCAGCAGTGAAGGCCCGGGAGTATCTTGACAAGCCTGCTATACACGAGACAATGGTTAAG GTTAGTGCTTATATACTTGGAGAGTTTGGCCACCTTTTGGCCAGCAGGCCTGGTTGCAGTCCCAAGGAACTTTTTAGCCTTATCCATGAAAAGCTTCCTACTGTATC AACTTCCACTATTCCTATACTGCTTTCAACATATGCAAAAATTTTGATGCACGCTCAACCTCAAGATGCAGAGTTGCAGAATTTGATCTGGGCAGTGTTCCGCAA ATATGAGAGTTGCATTGATGCAGAAATACAGCAACGTGCTGTAGAGTATCTCACTTTGAGTAAGAAAGGAGCTTCTTTGGTAGATATACTGTCCGAAATGCCAAAGTTCCCTGAGCGACAG TCTGCTCTAATAAGAAAAGCTGAAGATGTTGACGTTGATGCGGCTGAGCAAAGTGCCATCAAATTACGGGCACAGCAGCAAACATCAAATGCTCTCGTTGTTGCTGATCTACAGCCAGTCAATGAATCCCCTCCAGTTGTGCCGCTTACCCTTGTCAAAGTGCCTAGCATGAGCATTGATTCG GATCATCAAGGTACACAAAGAGCATTACCTGAATCAAATGGGACTTTGAGTGAGGTGGATATCCAACAGCCTTCTCCATCTCCTGATCTTCTTGGGGATCTTTTGGGTCCTCTTGCTATTGAGGGCCCTCCAGGTGTGTCCATGCAGTCAGCGCCAGAAATGGTACCAGGAGCTGAAGCTCCTCCAACTGAAGTCGGCGCTTTGGCACTTACACCAGTAGATGAGCAAACGAATACTGTGCAG CCAATAGGAAGTATTGCTGAAAGATTTTTGAACTTGTGCCTCAAGGATAGTGGCGTACTATACGAGGATCCTTACATTCAG ATTGGAACTAAAGCAGATTGGCGCGCCCATCATGGTCGCATGGTCCTTTTTCTGGGAAACAAGAACACTGCTACACTTGATTCAGTTCAAGCTGTAATCTTGCCTCCTGCCCATCTGAAGACGGAACTTTCACTAGTGCCTGAGATTATTCCTCCGCGGGCTCAG GTGCAATGCCCACTTGAAATCGTGAATCTCCGTCCAAGTAGGGATGTTTCTGTTCTTGACTTCTCATACAAGTTTGCAACCTCCATG GTTAATGTAAAGCTTCGTCTTCCTGCTGTCTTGAACAAGTTCCTGCAGCCAATACCTGTCTCTGCGGAAGAATTTTTCCCTCAATGGCGATCCCTTTCAGGACCACCATTGAAGCTCCAGGAAGTG GTGAGAGGTGTTCGACCTATGCCGTTAATAGAGATGATAAATCTGTTCAATAGCTATCACTTGATGGTTTGTCCTGGACTT GATCCAAATCCTAATAATTTGGTGGCTAGCGCAACATATTATTCAGAAAGTACAAGGGCCATGTTGTGCTTG ATGAGAATAGAAACTGATCCTGCAGACAGAACTCAGCTGCGAATGACAGTTGCTACTGGAGATCCCACACTGACTTTCGA GCTTAAAGAATTTGTCAAGGAACAGCTAGTTGCCATCCCAGCACCATCCGGaggagcagcagcagcagcagcagcacctGCACAGCCTACTAGCCCGGTAGCAGCATTGACAGATCCTGGAGCTATTCTTGCCGGCTTGCTGTGA